The proteins below are encoded in one region of Streptomyces cyanogenus:
- a CDS encoding MarR family winged helix-turn-helix transcriptional regulator: protein MSDVNGAAAGDASGLTSTVVFRLGTLGTVATDRFTREIEGLGLKPKHVGLMAALSLAAVASQQELAARMGVAPSLMVSLADYLEGLGAVRRVRDPRDRRRQVLTLTKEGQGLLDRCTSMARTLDEEFVAGLTEKQRKALDEALRVMANRAGLP, encoded by the coding sequence ATGAGCGATGTCAATGGGGCAGCGGCCGGCGATGCCTCGGGCCTGACCTCGACCGTGGTGTTCCGGCTCGGCACTCTCGGCACGGTGGCCACCGACCGGTTCACACGGGAGATCGAGGGGCTGGGCCTCAAACCCAAGCACGTCGGCCTGATGGCCGCGCTCAGCCTTGCTGCCGTGGCGTCCCAGCAGGAACTGGCCGCACGGATGGGCGTCGCGCCCAGCCTGATGGTGTCGCTGGCCGACTATCTGGAGGGTCTAGGCGCGGTTCGGCGGGTCCGGGATCCGCGGGACCGCCGACGGCAGGTACTGACACTCACCAAGGAGGGGCAGGGCCTACTGGACCGCTGCACGTCCATGGCGCGGACCCTGGACGAGGAGTTCGTGGCCGGGCTGACGGAGAAGCAACGGAAGGCGCTGGACGAGGCGCTGCGCGTGATGGCGAACCGCGCCGGCCTGCCGTAG